From one Pseudomonas sp. MYb118 genomic stretch:
- the alkB gene encoding DNA oxidative demethylase AlkB, with protein sequence MTPITFDLFADVEPEPSPRREQIGEQSWVLRGFALPWLEQLLPALDKVLAAAPFRQMVTPGGFTMSAALSSCGTWGWTTDRNGYRYSRVDPQTAAPWPEMPEAFLALAQAAAQAAGFADFVPDSCLINRYIPGAKMSLHQDKDEASYAAPIVSVSLGLPAMFLFGGFERSDKSQRVPLLHGDIVVWGGVDRLRYHGVLPIKPGQHPRLGEQRINFTFRTSH encoded by the coding sequence ATGACCCCGATCACCTTCGATCTGTTTGCCGACGTCGAGCCCGAGCCATCGCCCCGGCGCGAACAGATCGGCGAACAGTCCTGGGTCCTGCGCGGCTTCGCCCTGCCCTGGCTGGAACAATTGCTGCCGGCGCTGGACAAGGTGCTGGCGGCTGCGCCGTTTCGGCAAATGGTCACGCCCGGTGGTTTCACCATGTCCGCCGCCTTGAGCAGTTGCGGCACCTGGGGCTGGACCACCGACCGCAACGGCTATCGCTATTCACGCGTCGACCCGCAAACCGCTGCGCCCTGGCCCGAAATGCCCGAGGCGTTCCTGGCCCTTGCGCAGGCTGCGGCGCAGGCAGCGGGCTTTGCGGATTTCGTCCCGGATTCCTGCCTGATCAACCGCTATATCCCCGGCGCAAAGATGTCATTGCACCAGGACAAGGACGAAGCGTCCTACGCCGCGCCCATCGTGTCGGTGTCGCTGGGGTTGCCGGCGATGTTCCTGTTCGGCGGCTTCGAGCGCAGCGACAAAAGCCAGCGCGTGCCGCTCTTGCATGGCGATATCGTGGTCTGGGGTGGCGTCGATCGCCTGCGCTATCACGGCGTCTTGCCGATCAAACCAGGCCAGCACCCGCGCCTGGGCGAGCAACGGATCAACTTCACCTTTCGCACCTCCCACTGA
- a CDS encoding DUF1883 domain-containing protein: protein MKFIHQREHLNEDDIVVIQCSQTCNIRLMNDANFRSFKNGGRHTYHGGAFDTFPARITAPSTGFWNITIDTVSRRAISVTRKPTLTHSIKIIRRSTTKLS, encoded by the coding sequence ATGAAATTTATCCACCAGCGCGAGCACCTCAATGAAGACGACATCGTCGTCATCCAGTGCTCGCAAACGTGCAACATCCGTTTGATGAACGACGCCAACTTCCGCAGCTTCAAGAATGGTGGCCGCCACACGTATCATGGCGGCGCATTCGATACATTCCCGGCGCGCATCACCGCCCCGAGCACCGGCTTCTGGAACATCACCATCGACACCGTCAGCCGCCGCGCCATCAGCGTCACGCGCAAGCCGACCCTGACCCACTCGATCAAGATCATTCGTCGTTCCACCACGAAACTGAGCTGA